A window from Staphylococcus succinus encodes these proteins:
- a CDS encoding potassium channel family protein has protein sequence MDKEYVVIGLGRFGGSIVRELNALDMDVMAIDMDEARVNEYSDIATHAVVADTTDEAVMKSLGIRNFDHVIVAIGENIQSSTLTTLILKELGVKKVTAKAQNDYHAKILNKIGADTVVHPERDMGRRIAHNVASASVLDYLELADEHSIVEIKASEKMAGQTIIQLDIRAQFGISIIAIKRGREILVSPDPNMSIEIGDILIMIGHDNDLNRFEKKVVR, from the coding sequence ATGGATAAAGAGTATGTGGTAATCGGATTAGGCCGATTCGGTGGAAGTATTGTAAGAGAACTTAATGCATTGGATATGGATGTCATGGCGATTGACATGGATGAGGCACGTGTAAATGAATATAGTGATATCGCTACACATGCTGTAGTAGCTGACACGACAGATGAAGCTGTTATGAAAAGTTTGGGTATTAGAAACTTTGATCATGTCATTGTAGCTATCGGTGAAAATATACAATCTAGTACATTAACAACACTGATATTGAAAGAACTTGGCGTGAAAAAAGTTACAGCAAAAGCACAGAATGATTATCACGCAAAGATTTTGAATAAAATTGGTGCAGATACGGTCGTTCATCCAGAAAGAGACATGGGCAGACGCATTGCACATAATGTAGCGAGTGCAAGTGTATTAGACTATTTAGAACTTGCTGATGAACATTCAATTGTAGAAATAAAAGCTAGTGAAAAAATGGCGGGGCAAACTATTATACAATTAGATATCCGGGCACAATTTGGCATTAGTATTATTGCAATTAAAAGAGGAAGAGAAATTCTTGTCTCACCTGATCCGAATATGAGTATTGAAATAGGGGACATACTAATCATGATAGGTCATGATAATGATTTGAATCGCTTTGAGAAAAAAGTTGTAAGATAA
- a CDS encoding cytochrome d ubiquinol oxidase subunit II: MVFAYIGISVLWIFLFCYIIVASIDFGAGFFTLHAKITKQDKKINHLVARYLNPVWEVTNVFFVFFFVGMVGFFPDTAKYFGSVLLLPASIAVILISIRGSFYAFENYGPDTKLPWLALYGIAGLFIPAALATTLTISEGGYITGSSNNLDLDWVQLILSPYSWAVVFLSVVSVLYISSGFLTYYASKAKDTEAYKLLRYWFLFWGPPMIAISLFVFLSLRLQNREHFTNAVTNYWWMFLLSFICFIGAMVLTLIKKGHGLAFILVILQMGFAFFGYGASKLPYLLYPFIRIDEGVVNNSMAIALITAFIFALLLLIPSLILLLRLFVFDKKYVEGKK, encoded by the coding sequence ATGGTCTTCGCTTATATTGGAATTTCAGTACTTTGGATTTTCTTATTTTGTTATATTATCGTTGCCTCAATAGATTTTGGAGCTGGTTTTTTTACACTTCATGCAAAAATTACTAAACAAGATAAAAAAATTAATCACCTTGTCGCACGTTATCTCAATCCTGTTTGGGAAGTTACTAATGTATTTTTTGTATTCTTTTTCGTAGGAATGGTGGGTTTTTTCCCAGATACTGCAAAATACTTTGGTTCGGTACTCTTATTACCGGCTTCCATAGCAGTTATTTTAATTTCAATTAGAGGTAGTTTCTACGCTTTTGAAAATTATGGTCCGGATACGAAACTGCCATGGTTGGCGCTGTATGGTATTGCTGGTTTATTTATACCAGCTGCATTAGCGACAACATTGACGATTTCTGAAGGTGGCTACATTACTGGTTCAAGCAACAATTTAGATTTGGACTGGGTACAGCTTATTTTAAGTCCGTATTCTTGGGCAGTAGTATTTTTATCAGTTGTGTCAGTGCTTTATATTTCTTCAGGTTTCTTGACGTATTATGCGTCAAAAGCAAAAGACACGGAGGCATACAAGTTACTTAGATATTGGTTCTTGTTCTGGGGCCCTCCAATGATTGCTATCTCATTATTTGTTTTCTTATCATTAAGACTACAAAATAGAGAGCATTTCACTAATGCAGTTACAAATTATTGGTGGATGTTCTTACTCAGCTTTATATGTTTTATAGGCGCAATGGTGTTGACTTTGATTAAAAAAGGACATGGTTTAGCATTTATTTTAGTTATCTTACAAATGGGCTTCGCGTTTTTCGGATATGGTGCGAGTAAGTTACCATATCTACTTTACCCATTTATTCGTATAGATGAAGGTGTGGTTAATAATAGTATGGCAATTGCTCTTATTACAGCATTTATTTTTGCTTTACTTTTATTGATACCATCGTTAATATTATTATTAAGATTATTTGTTTTCGATAAAAAATATGTTGAAGGAAAGAAATAA
- a CDS encoding cytochrome ubiquinol oxidase subunit I, with protein MDSVELARFLTAMTLAVHIIFATIGAGMPLMFAVAEFLGIKNNDLKYITLAKRWTKGYTITVAVGVVTGTIIGLQLSLLWPTFMQMGGHVIALPLFMETFAFFFEAIFLSIYLYTWDRFKGKWTHFLISIPVILGGSFSAFFITSVNSFMNTPAGFEMKNGKMINVEPWAAMFNDSFLVRSFHVVATALMTMAFILAAIAAFKLLKNKFKKDTEYHKKALKLTMILGIIFTLGSMLAGDMSAKFLHQEQPEKLAAYEWHFETGSKADLVLFGSLDEETQEVKGAVKIPGVLSFLADNNINTSVKGLNDFPKELRPPMIVHYYFDLMVFMGVFCLVVSGAFVLTLTFKKLRKFTHSKPLLYGVLLTGPAAVLAIEFGWFLTEQGRQPWLVRGYLKVAQAATQAGGLTLVTILFAILYIILVYTTAYVLIRMFRDKPAHKDVEKLAQERGEA; from the coding sequence ATGGATTCAGTTGAATTAGCACGTTTTCTAACTGCGATGACGCTCGCAGTTCATATCATATTTGCAACCATTGGCGCAGGGATGCCATTGATGTTCGCAGTTGCAGAATTTTTAGGAATTAAAAATAATGATCTTAAATATATTACATTAGCTAAAAGATGGACTAAAGGATATACTATTACAGTGGCCGTAGGTGTAGTAACTGGTACGATTATAGGATTACAGTTATCACTATTATGGCCTACATTTATGCAAATGGGTGGTCATGTCATAGCATTACCACTATTTATGGAAACATTTGCTTTCTTCTTTGAAGCTATCTTTTTAAGCATTTATTTATATACTTGGGATAGATTTAAAGGAAAGTGGACGCATTTCTTAATTAGTATTCCTGTTATTTTGGGTGGTTCATTCTCGGCTTTCTTTATTACTTCAGTAAATTCATTTATGAATACACCAGCTGGATTCGAAATGAAAAATGGTAAAATGATTAATGTTGAACCATGGGCGGCAATGTTTAATGATTCTTTTTTAGTTAGATCATTTCATGTTGTAGCTACTGCACTTATGACTATGGCATTTATATTAGCTGCAATAGCAGCATTTAAATTATTAAAAAACAAATTTAAAAAAGATACTGAATATCATAAGAAAGCATTAAAATTAACTATGATTCTTGGTATTATATTTACACTAGGTTCTATGTTAGCGGGCGACATGTCAGCGAAGTTCTTACATCAAGAGCAGCCTGAAAAGCTTGCAGCATACGAATGGCATTTTGAAACCGGATCTAAAGCAGATTTAGTCTTATTTGGTTCACTAGATGAAGAAACTCAAGAAGTTAAAGGTGCTGTTAAAATACCTGGTGTATTGAGTTTCTTGGCTGACAACAATATTAATACCAGCGTTAAAGGGTTAAATGATTTTCCGAAAGAGTTAAGACCTCCGATGATTGTACATTATTATTTTGATCTTATGGTATTTATGGGTGTGTTCTGTTTAGTTGTTTCAGGTGCATTTGTCTTAACATTAACCTTTAAAAAACTACGCAAATTTACACACTCTAAGCCTTTATTATATGGTGTGTTATTAACTGGTCCTGCTGCAGTGCTTGCAATAGAATTTGGTTGGTTCTTAACTGAACAAGGTCGTCAACCATGGTTAGTTCGAGGTTATCTTAAAGTTGCTCAAGCTGCAACTCAAGCTGGCGGACTTACGTTAGTTACAATACTCTTTGCGATACTATATATTATATTAGTATATACAACTGCATATGTACTTATTCGTATGTTCAGAGACAAACCAGCGCATAAAGACGTAGAAAAATTAGCCCAAGAAAGAGGTGAGGCATAA
- a CDS encoding glutaredoxin family protein, protein MNEVIIYTQNDCPPCTFIKSYLTDKGVTYSEKNISNTQYRNEMMDHDAFATPFILLNDEPMYQIDMDKLNRVLNIE, encoded by the coding sequence ATGAACGAAGTGATTATTTATACACAAAATGATTGTCCCCCTTGTACATTTATTAAAAGCTATTTAACTGATAAAGGCGTGACATACAGTGAAAAAAACATATCAAACACACAATATAGAAATGAAATGATGGATCACGATGCATTCGCCACTCCTTTTATATTGTTAAATGACGAGCCCATGTACCAAATCGATATGGATAAATTAAATCGTGTGTTAAATATCGAATAG
- the ptsP gene encoding phosphoenolpyruvate--protein phosphotransferase, with product MSNYINGIAASDGVAIAKAYLLVEPDLSYNSEKISDVDAEIKKFRNAIETSKVELTKIRNNAEENLGADKAAIFDAHLLVLDDPELIQPIEDKITNEQVNAPTALSDVTGQFITIFESMDNEYMKERAADIRDVSKRVLAHILGVELPNPSMIDESVVIIGNDLTPSDTAQLNKEFVQGFVTNIGGRTSHSAIMSRSLEIAAVVGTKSITQEVKQGDMVIVDGLTGEVIIDPTEDEVIAYQNKRERFFEDKQELQKLRDEETKTLDGKHAELAANIGTPNDLKGVIENGAEGIGLYRTEFLYMGRDEMPSEDEQFEAYKKVLETMEDKRVVVRTLDIGGDKELPYLNLPEEMNPFLGYRAIRLCLDQPEIFRPQLRALLRASVYGKLNIMFPMVATIQEFRDAKALLLEEKDNLTQEGVEVSDDIELGIMVEIPSTAALADVFAKEVDFFSIGTNDLIQYTMAADRMSERVSYLYQPYNPSILRLVKQVIEASHNEGKWTGMCGEMAGDEIAIPLLLGLGLDEFSMSATSVLKARRQIKALSQNEMEELAQRAINCATSEEVQDLVNQYAK from the coding sequence ATGTCTAATTATATAAATGGAATTGCTGCATCAGATGGTGTAGCAATTGCCAAAGCATATTTATTAGTTGAACCAGATCTTTCATATAATAGTGAAAAGATCTCAGATGTCGACGCTGAAATTAAAAAGTTTAGAAACGCTATCGAAACGTCTAAAGTTGAATTAACTAAAATCAGAAATAATGCTGAAGAAAATCTTGGCGCTGACAAAGCAGCCATTTTTGATGCGCATTTATTAGTATTAGATGATCCAGAATTAATTCAACCGATTGAAGATAAAATTACTAATGAACAAGTTAACGCACCGACTGCTCTATCTGATGTAACTGGACAATTCATTACAATATTTGAATCTATGGACAATGAATATATGAAAGAACGTGCTGCTGATATTCGTGATGTTTCAAAACGTGTATTGGCGCATATATTAGGCGTTGAATTACCAAATCCTAGTATGATTGATGAAAGCGTTGTCATCATTGGGAATGATTTAACACCTTCTGATACTGCACAACTAAATAAAGAATTTGTACAAGGGTTTGTGACTAACATCGGTGGTAGAACCTCTCACTCTGCTATAATGAGTAGATCATTAGAAATTGCAGCAGTGGTAGGTACAAAATCAATCACTCAAGAAGTTAAACAGGGAGACATGGTTATTGTCGATGGTTTAACTGGTGAAGTCATTATCGATCCTACAGAAGACGAAGTTATTGCATATCAAAATAAACGTGAGCGTTTCTTTGAAGATAAGCAAGAGCTTCAAAAATTACGCGATGAAGAAACAAAAACACTTGATGGGAAACATGCCGAGTTAGCTGCTAACATTGGTACACCGAATGATTTAAAAGGTGTCATTGAAAATGGTGCAGAGGGTATTGGTTTATACCGTACTGAATTTTTATACATGGGTAGAGATGAAATGCCATCAGAAGATGAGCAATTCGAAGCGTATAAAAAAGTGTTGGAAACAATGGAAGATAAGCGTGTAGTTGTGCGTACTTTAGATATTGGTGGCGACAAAGAGTTACCATATTTAAACTTACCTGAAGAAATGAATCCATTCTTAGGTTATCGTGCAATCCGTCTATGTTTAGATCAACCGGAAATTTTTAGACCACAATTACGTGCTTTATTGCGTGCTTCTGTATACGGTAAGTTAAATATCATGTTCCCAATGGTTGCAACAATTCAAGAGTTTAGAGATGCGAAAGCATTGCTACTTGAAGAAAAAGATAATTTAACGCAAGAAGGCGTGGAAGTATCTGATGATATTGAATTAGGAATAATGGTAGAAATACCATCAACAGCAGCTTTAGCAGATGTATTTGCTAAAGAAGTTGATTTCTTCAGTATCGGAACAAATGATTTAATACAATACACTATGGCGGCAGATCGTATGTCTGAACGCGTTTCATACTTGTATCAACCATATAATCCATCAATTTTACGTTTAGTAAAACAAGTGATCGAAGCGTCACATAACGAAGGAAAATGGACTGGTATGTGTGGTGAAATGGCTGGAGATGAAATTGCTATTCCATTATTACTTGGTTTAGGATTAGATGAATTCTCTATGAGTGCGACTTCAGTGCTTAAAGCACGTCGTCAAATTAAAGCATTAAGTCAAAATGAAATGGAAGAATTAGCACAAAGAGCAATAAATTGTGCAACTTCTGAAGAAGTTCAAGACTTAGTGAACCAATACGCTAAATAA
- a CDS encoding phosphocarrier protein HPr, whose amino-acid sequence MEQKSYVIIDETGIHARPATMLVQTASKFDSDIQLEYNGKKVNLKSIMGVMSLGVGKDAEITIYADGSDETEAIEAITDILSKEGLTK is encoded by the coding sequence ATGGAACAAAAATCATATGTAATAATCGACGAAACAGGTATTCACGCTCGTCCAGCGACTATGCTTGTTCAAACTGCATCAAAATTTGATTCAGATATTCAATTAGAATATAACGGTAAAAAAGTTAACTTAAAATCAATCATGGGTGTTATGAGTTTAGGTGTAGGTAAAGATGCTGAAATCACTATCTATGCTGACGGTAGCGACGAAACTGAAGCAATTGAAGCAATTACTGACATCTTATCTAAAGAAGGCTTAACAAAGTAA
- a CDS encoding class I SAM-dependent rRNA methyltransferase, producing the protein MKTATLNKGKETKYLNQYPLIDEEDIYSQDHLKEGDLFNLVNDQGKYIASAYVGRQHKGIGWVLSYDKDEVINTTFFERLFETAKSEREYFYHVDGTNAFRVFNGEGDGVGGLTIDNYDGHYLIQWYSKGIHKFRYNVLSALKSVFGYTSVFEKMRFKDSEIEGGFVDGEAPEFPIIIEENFTFYNVHLNDGPMTGIFLDQREVRKKLKDQYAQDKNLLNVFSYTGAFSVVAAENAKVTTSVDLANRSRALTEENFGVNAIDPKSQYIYVMDTFDFYGYAKRHDLVYDTIVIDPPSFARNKKKTFSVLKDYDKLINGALDILAPQGTLLLCTNNSTFSLKAFKNVVNETLTAEGVDFEIVDVMGLPKDFKTHAHYKPSKYLKAIFVKIQ; encoded by the coding sequence ATGAAAACTGCCACATTAAATAAAGGTAAAGAAACGAAGTATTTAAATCAATACCCTTTGATAGATGAAGAGGATATATATTCTCAAGATCATTTGAAAGAAGGGGACTTATTTAATCTCGTAAATGATCAAGGAAAATATATTGCATCTGCATATGTAGGGCGTCAGCACAAAGGCATCGGCTGGGTACTTAGTTATGATAAAGATGAAGTGATTAATACAACATTTTTTGAAAGATTGTTCGAAACAGCCAAAAGCGAACGTGAATACTTCTATCATGTAGACGGTACAAATGCATTTAGAGTTTTCAATGGAGAAGGAGACGGCGTCGGTGGTCTAACAATCGATAATTATGATGGCCATTATTTAATTCAATGGTATTCAAAAGGTATTCATAAGTTCCGTTATAATGTGTTATCTGCATTGAAATCTGTTTTTGGTTATACTTCAGTTTTTGAGAAAATGCGATTTAAAGATTCTGAAATTGAAGGTGGATTTGTAGATGGTGAGGCACCAGAGTTTCCAATTATTATCGAAGAAAACTTTACTTTCTATAATGTTCACTTAAATGATGGACCTATGACGGGAATCTTTTTAGATCAAAGAGAAGTAAGAAAAAAATTAAAAGATCAATATGCTCAAGATAAAAATTTATTGAATGTGTTTAGTTATACTGGTGCGTTCTCAGTTGTTGCAGCAGAAAATGCTAAAGTAACGACTAGTGTTGACTTAGCAAATCGTTCCCGTGCACTTACAGAAGAGAACTTTGGTGTTAATGCGATTGACCCTAAATCACAATATATATATGTTATGGATACATTTGATTTTTATGGTTATGCAAAACGTCATGATTTAGTCTATGACACAATTGTTATTGATCCCCCAAGTTTTGCAAGAAACAAGAAAAAAACGTTCTCAGTATTGAAAGACTATGACAAATTGATTAATGGTGCGCTTGATATACTTGCGCCACAAGGTACATTATTATTGTGTACAAATAATAGTACTTTTTCTTTAAAAGCATTTAAAAATGTAGTTAATGAAACTTTGACAGCTGAAGGTGTAGATTTTGAAATCGTAGATGTGATGGGACTTCCTAAAGATTTTAAAACACATGCACACTATAAACCATCTAAATATTTAAAAGCTATTTTTGTTAAAATACAATAA
- the auxA gene encoding lipoteichoic acid stability factor AuxA, translating to MSFFKKHAEILYSYIIGIVSLFTSLIILINLPLIHKLNGKGKIELHIHNVWDFINAFFSEIIRVMSNYIGNFPVVSAILILLFGIALILIGFTLFRTTRYDYDISIFFLVIGILFFIITLILMTQVYSFFAIIFVIPFAVHIGYIVYKDELNTDHRKYHYLWIIFTYGISYLLTQIVLYGRIDSDQIVPIDILSVNTFFIIMWLLGQMSIWNFLFLRRSLPLTKQELGEEEPELSRTSKGAVTTQTKEYWKDLQDKTTEFTRKTRRSVDIQKARDKKDKFIKKWKDIIDIQEDDVPNWMKKPKWLKSAYVELFCGAILLFFTLIEFNNRNSLFVSGDWEISQTQYVIEWITLFLLMIIIIIYILTTLTNYLKGRFYYLQLFMVSFLFFKLVTEFVNIMVHGLLLSTFITPILFMMLIAIIVGFIIKLREPAEY from the coding sequence ATGTCTTTTTTTAAGAAACACGCTGAGATACTGTATAGTTATATTATAGGCATCGTTTCGCTTTTCACAAGTCTCATCATTTTAATTAATTTACCTTTAATTCATAAATTAAATGGTAAAGGTAAGATTGAATTACATATTCATAATGTGTGGGATTTTATAAACGCGTTTTTCAGTGAAATTATTAGGGTGATGAGTAATTATATAGGGAACTTTCCTGTAGTAAGCGCAATCTTGATTCTTTTGTTTGGTATTGCGTTAATACTTATTGGCTTCACGCTATTTAGAACAACGAGATATGACTATGATATTTCAATTTTCTTTTTAGTTATTGGTATTCTTTTCTTCATTATAACGCTTATACTCATGACACAAGTTTATAGCTTTTTTGCTATTATTTTTGTGATACCTTTTGCGGTGCATATAGGTTACATTGTTTATAAAGATGAATTAAATACGGATCATAGAAAATATCATTATTTATGGATTATTTTCACTTATGGCATAAGTTATTTATTAACACAAATTGTGTTATATGGAAGAATAGATAGTGATCAAATTGTACCAATTGATATTCTGAGTGTTAACACGTTTTTCATTATTATGTGGTTACTTGGACAAATGTCAATTTGGAACTTCTTATTCCTAAGAAGATCATTGCCATTAACGAAACAAGAACTCGGCGAAGAAGAACCGGAATTATCTAGAACGAGTAAAGGTGCAGTAACTACTCAAACAAAAGAATATTGGAAAGATTTACAAGACAAAACAACAGAATTTACACGTAAAACACGTAGAAGTGTAGATATTCAAAAAGCTAGGGATAAAAAGGATAAATTCATTAAAAAATGGAAAGACATTATTGATATTCAAGAAGATGATGTACCAAATTGGATGAAGAAACCGAAGTGGCTTAAATCTGCATATGTAGAATTATTCTGTGGAGCAATTCTCTTATTCTTTACTTTGATTGAATTTAATAATAGAAATTCATTATTTGTTTCTGGTGATTGGGAAATTTCTCAAACACAATATGTTATTGAGTGGATTACTTTATTCTTGTTAATGATTATTATAATAATTTATATTTTAACGACATTAACAAACTATTTAAAAGGTAGATTTTATTATCTACAATTATTTATGGTAAGTTTTTTATTCTTTAAGTTAGTTACTGAATTTGTAAACATCATGGTTCATGGATTATTATTATCAACGTTTATTACACCAATACTGTTTATGATGCTGATAGCAATTATAGTAGGATTCATCATAAAATTACGTGAACCAGCAGAATATTAA
- the graF gene encoding glycopeptide resistance-associated protein GraF: MSKEELNKEAAEKAKAAEDKLKEQQSSNDGEEETKKNIQDTLD, encoded by the coding sequence ATGAGTAAAGAAGAATTAAACAAAGAAGCAGCTGAAAAAGCTAAAGCGGCTGAAGATAAATTAAAAGAGCAACAATCATCAAATGATGGTGAGGAAGAAACTAAAAAAAATATCCAAGATACGTTGGATTAA
- a CDS encoding ECF transporter S component, which translates to MTKGLKLSEILVTVLIAVVFAVIYNIWNFVYKAVQITGLHFEELTYGAWFMAAVVAYLIIPKAGIAILAEFAAGAGETIIMGRFDIATIIYALLQGLACEIIFAIFKYKSRTAMVAMLAGLLAAVATLPIDFAYGYLSEIAGWNLALYIGFRLISGIVVAGLLSYYIVKALDQTGVTKLFRPASQSDYDNL; encoded by the coding sequence ATGACAAAAGGTTTAAAGCTTTCTGAAATACTCGTAACTGTATTAATTGCGGTTGTTTTCGCAGTGATATACAACATTTGGAATTTCGTCTACAAAGCTGTACAAATTACCGGACTACATTTTGAAGAATTGACGTATGGCGCATGGTTCATGGCAGCTGTCGTTGCTTATCTTATTATCCCTAAAGCTGGTATTGCTATTTTAGCTGAATTTGCTGCAGGAGCTGGTGAAACTATAATTATGGGACGTTTTGATATAGCCACTATAATTTATGCTTTATTACAAGGTTTAGCTTGTGAAATTATATTTGCTATTTTTAAATATAAATCTCGGACTGCTATGGTTGCCATGTTAGCTGGACTTTTAGCTGCAGTAGCTACATTACCGATTGACTTCGCTTATGGTTATCTTTCAGAAATTGCTGGATGGAATCTCGCATTATATATTGGTTTTAGACTTATAAGTGGCATCGTTGTTGCTGGACTTTTATCTTATTATATCGTAAAAGCCTTAGATCAAACCGGTGTAACTAAATTGTTTAGACCAGCTAGTCAAAGCGATTACGACAACTTATAA
- a CDS encoding ABC transporter ATP-binding protein, with the protein MIVTKNLRLKYPNAQHKIFDNLSININDKEKVLLLGPSGSGKSTLLNVLSGIVPNLIDLPMKYDELHIDHNCGVIFQDPDSQFCMPKVYEELAFVLENLNIPRINMDEKIKAALTAVGLNVDKDQYINQLSGGMKQKLAIAETLLQQADTLFLDEPTAMLDVEATADLWQKIKALWKDQTVLIVEHKVEHIWQHIDRVLLFNYNGEIIADESPTKMLRDYEDLLTEYGVWHPNAWQYAPKPSTCTNTEILPTNSNFKFNQVTVKRGKRKLLRISEHIINTGDWITITGPNGSGKTTLLESMMQLIKYEGKMYINDYPLTKIKDAAKHMYLVYQNPELQFITNSVFEEIFIQYKNHSISKDDAIQETVEMLKTLNLENVQSQHPYELSMGQKRRLSVAIALSSSSTFILLDEPTFGLDSHNTFNLIKLFQKRIQHGQTIIMVTHDSELISRYPTHRLHVDQHQLYELKGGTHV; encoded by the coding sequence TTGATAGTAACAAAAAATTTACGTCTAAAATATCCAAATGCGCAGCATAAAATATTTGATAATTTAAGTATTAATATAAACGATAAAGAAAAAGTATTACTTTTAGGACCTTCTGGTTCTGGAAAAAGTACGTTACTGAATGTCTTGAGTGGTATTGTGCCTAATCTTATTGATTTACCTATGAAATATGACGAGTTACACATTGACCATAACTGTGGCGTTATTTTTCAAGATCCAGATAGTCAATTTTGTATGCCAAAAGTTTATGAAGAATTGGCTTTTGTTTTAGAAAATTTAAATATCCCTCGTATTAACATGGACGAAAAAATTAAAGCGGCCCTCACAGCGGTAGGTCTTAATGTAGATAAAGATCAATATATTAACCAATTAAGTGGCGGTATGAAACAAAAACTGGCAATTGCAGAAACACTTTTGCAACAGGCAGATACTTTATTTTTAGATGAACCCACAGCTATGTTAGATGTAGAAGCAACTGCTGACTTATGGCAAAAAATTAAGGCATTGTGGAAAGATCAAACTGTACTTATTGTAGAACATAAAGTGGAACATATATGGCAACATATAGATCGTGTGCTTTTGTTTAATTACAACGGGGAAATCATTGCTGACGAATCCCCAACAAAGATGCTTAGAGACTATGAGGACCTATTAACAGAATATGGTGTATGGCATCCAAATGCTTGGCAATACGCCCCTAAACCCTCTACATGTACAAATACGGAGATATTACCAACAAATAGTAACTTTAAATTCAATCAAGTTACAGTCAAAAGGGGCAAGCGTAAACTGTTACGTATTTCAGAACACATCATCAACACTGGTGATTGGATTACTATTACTGGACCAAACGGTAGTGGTAAAACTACATTATTAGAGTCGATGATGCAACTAATTAAATATGAAGGAAAAATGTATATTAATGATTACCCTTTAACTAAAATCAAAGATGCAGCAAAACATATGTATTTAGTGTATCAAAATCCAGAATTACAATTTATAACAAATTCTGTTTTCGAAGAAATTTTCATTCAATATAAAAATCATTCTATTTCTAAAGACGATGCTATACAAGAGACGGTAGAAATGCTCAAAACGTTAAATTTAGAAAATGTACAATCACAACATCCATATGAATTATCAATGGGACAAAAACGAAGATTAAGTGTGGCTATTGCATTGAGCTCGTCTTCTACTTTTATTTTATTAGACGAACCAACTTTCGGACTCGACAGTCATAATACGTTTAACCTAATTAAGTTATTTCAAAAACGCATTCAACACGGACAAACTATTATTATGGTAACGCATGACTCAGAGCTTATTTCTAGGTATCCAACCCATAGGCTACATGTGGATCAACATCAATTATATGAATTAAAGGGTGGTACTCATGTTTGA